A genomic stretch from Thermodesulforhabdus norvegica includes:
- a CDS encoding CheR family methyltransferase: MTDEMRSLQKDVLNFIVEFARERLGVEIGEDKKKQLCERLIQAIRKDFCDDISAFSRWFVRELNDDERVFFLARYVTVSETYFFRDFGVFTAFRYYLLPELIEQKRVLGNNEIRLWCAGCSTGEEAYSLAMIFDQAFKSGFMSKDEWVIYLKGTDISPDRIAQAREGVYYSWSFRGTMPPHYLSYFSMVGNNVRVISPEIREMVKFEVLNLMDPVYPSRETETENLDCIFCRNVFLYLRIEAIKEILRRFYRCLVPGGWLVVAAPELHFADRDTWERVVLPGATFLRKKPRASSTALSGRIFSPWY; the protein is encoded by the coding sequence ATGACGGATGAAATGCGTTCTTTGCAGAAGGATGTATTGAATTTTATCGTGGAGTTTGCCAGAGAGCGCCTTGGGGTCGAGATCGGCGAAGATAAAAAAAAGCAGCTCTGTGAGCGCTTGATCCAGGCTATAAGAAAAGACTTTTGTGATGACATCTCGGCATTTTCCAGGTGGTTTGTAAGGGAACTAAACGATGATGAACGGGTATTTTTCCTCGCCAGATATGTGACCGTTAGTGAAACTTATTTTTTTCGGGATTTCGGCGTATTTACCGCTTTTCGTTATTACCTTCTGCCCGAACTGATAGAGCAAAAGAGAGTTCTAGGGAATAATGAAATCCGTCTGTGGTGTGCCGGTTGCAGTACCGGCGAAGAGGCTTATTCTCTTGCAATGATCTTTGATCAGGCCTTTAAAAGCGGTTTTATGAGCAAAGACGAATGGGTAATTTACCTGAAAGGAACGGACATAAGCCCCGATAGGATAGCCCAGGCCCGTGAAGGAGTCTATTATTCATGGTCTTTTCGTGGCACCATGCCTCCTCATTATCTCTCGTACTTCTCGATGGTCGGAAACAACGTAAGAGTCATATCTCCGGAGATCCGTGAAATGGTGAAGTTTGAGGTGCTCAACCTGATGGACCCTGTTTATCCATCCAGAGAGACCGAGACCGAAAATCTCGATTGTATCTTCTGCCGAAATGTTTTCCTGTACCTGCGGATTGAGGCAATTAAAGAAATTCTCAGGCGCTTCTACAGGTGTCTTGTACCGGGTGGGTGGCTTGTGGTTGCTGCGCCGGAGCTACATTTTGCCGACAGAGACACATGGGAAAGAGTAGTACTTCCTGGGGCAACCTTTTTGAGGAAAAAGCCACGTGCATCTTCCACCGCCCTGTCCGGTCGTATTTTTTCACCCTGGTATTGA
- a CDS encoding peptidoglycan D,D-transpeptidase FtsI family protein, with protein sequence MGRKLKKDNPKRYSLVLAVLLISSLTGMMALLISALKIQVFEHSKWLERYDAQVFASSKDPSSRRDIVDRYGRPLAVTVMQPSVFADPAFVSDPDETARIVSSVLGLKSEKIRKKLKAKKRFLWIRRNISDLQARALIARKLPGIYVVYEHRRFYPMRSLAGQLIGFVGTDGHGLEGIEKEFDSLMIIKGNKKRFVRDALGRQVVEEEVPSTETNEPLKLTIDSYIQRVAEAATEKIAQKYNPESAQVVIIDPRTFEILAVVNWPFFDPNAFHAYPPEIRRNRAFLDLFEPGSSVKPILVAGALEENLASTNDIVFCENGSFHVPGHTIKDVHPYGWLTLTQVVKYSSNIGAAKLAFQLGAEKYYQYLLKFGFGQPTGVEFPGEAAGIIRDWKLWRPLDLATSAFGQGIAVTALQLCSAFATIANGGIKKTPYLLKSGHNHADEKALRVISSQTSRILTTMLIEVTLEGGTGARASVPGYRVAGKTGTAQRIDPSTGKYSDKQFSSIFVGFAPAEDPRITVAVVVHSPQGASYGGIVAAPVFREIVANVLPYLGIPAKNEAVQASDIQVRYKHDRKT encoded by the coding sequence ATGGGAAGGAAGCTGAAAAAAGATAATCCGAAACGATACAGTCTGGTTCTGGCCGTCCTGCTGATTTCTTCCCTGACGGGCATGATGGCTCTCCTCATTTCCGCCCTAAAAATTCAGGTCTTTGAACATTCAAAATGGTTAGAACGATACGATGCACAGGTTTTCGCATCATCCAAAGATCCTTCATCAAGACGAGACATAGTGGATAGATATGGTCGCCCATTGGCCGTCACGGTCATGCAGCCATCCGTGTTTGCCGATCCTGCTTTCGTGTCAGACCCCGATGAGACGGCCAGAATTGTTTCCTCCGTATTGGGTCTGAAGTCTGAAAAAATCAGAAAAAAACTGAAAGCAAAAAAAAGATTCCTCTGGATTAGACGCAACATATCAGACCTTCAGGCACGGGCCTTAATCGCAAGGAAACTTCCCGGAATATATGTAGTTTACGAGCACCGGCGATTTTATCCCATGAGAAGCCTTGCCGGACAGCTAATCGGTTTCGTCGGAACGGATGGGCACGGACTTGAAGGCATCGAAAAAGAGTTTGACAGTCTCATGATTATTAAAGGGAACAAGAAAAGGTTTGTGCGGGACGCACTGGGGCGTCAGGTTGTGGAAGAGGAGGTCCCTTCCACAGAGACCAACGAGCCGCTAAAACTGACAATTGATTCTTATATCCAGCGGGTTGCGGAAGCGGCAACTGAAAAAATTGCTCAAAAATACAACCCGGAGTCAGCCCAGGTCGTGATAATTGATCCCAGAACCTTTGAAATTCTGGCCGTGGTTAACTGGCCCTTTTTTGACCCCAATGCCTTCCATGCCTATCCCCCGGAAATACGCAGAAACAGGGCCTTTTTGGACCTGTTTGAACCAGGATCATCTGTAAAGCCAATTCTAGTTGCCGGAGCTCTGGAAGAAAACCTTGCAAGCACCAATGATATAGTATTTTGCGAGAACGGTTCATTTCATGTCCCCGGCCATACTATAAAAGACGTTCACCCCTATGGATGGCTGACCCTCACCCAGGTCGTGAAATATTCGAGTAACATCGGGGCGGCAAAGCTGGCGTTTCAGTTAGGTGCCGAAAAATATTATCAATACCTGCTCAAATTCGGTTTTGGTCAGCCCACCGGTGTTGAGTTTCCCGGCGAGGCGGCCGGCATAATTCGGGACTGGAAGCTCTGGCGGCCCCTTGATCTTGCAACCTCCGCCTTTGGGCAGGGAATAGCTGTAACGGCCTTGCAGCTCTGTTCCGCCTTTGCCACCATAGCAAACGGCGGAATTAAAAAAACCCCTTATCTCCTGAAGTCCGGTCACAACCACGCAGACGAGAAGGCCCTGCGGGTGATTTCAAGTCAAACCTCCAGAATCCTTACAACAATGCTCATTGAAGTAACTCTTGAAGGAGGTACCGGAGCGAGGGCATCTGTGCCGGGCTATAGGGTTGCCGGAAAAACCGGAACCGCCCAGCGTATCGACCCGTCAACCGGTAAATACTCGGACAAACAATTTTCTTCCATTTTTGTCGGCTTTGCACCGGCCGAAGATCCCAGGATCACTGTGGCTGTTGTGGTACACTCACCTCAGGGAGCAAGTTACGGGGGTATTGTAGCTGCACCCGTATTTAGAGAGATAGTGGCTAATGTCCTTCCTTACCTGGGAATTCCCGCAAAAAACGAAGCTGTACAGGCATCGGATATTCAAGTGAGGTACAAACATGACCGAAAGACATGA